Proteins from one Planctomycetota bacterium genomic window:
- the nuoG gene encoding NADH-quinone oxidoreductase subunit NuoG has translation MARVWIDGRSYDVDGEQNLLHACLSLKLDLPYFCWHPALGSVGACRQCAVKVFRDEHDRTGRIVMACMTPARDGTRLSIEDPDARAFRAAVIEWLMLNHPHDCPVCDEGGECHLQDMTVMTGHVVRRHRFRKRTYRNQDLGPFIHHEMNRCIQCYRCVRFYRDYAGGRDFDVFGFHDRVYFGRAEDGTLESEFSGNLVEVCPTGVFTDKTLRRHYARKWDLQSAPSVCVHCSAGCNTSVSERSGEVRRVVNRYNGEVNGYFLCDRGRFGYEFVNDPARIRRPRLRPARGAAGEVVSREQALARLAPGLGPDRKVLGIGSPRASLEANFALRALVGAERFFGGVSGAEARLAARALEILRRGPARSASLRDLERADAVLVLGEDVPNTAPRAALALRQAARRQPLEAARAAGIPLWDDAAARNAVQNRRGPLFVATPGATRLDDAAVRTFRA, from the coding sequence ATGGCGCGCGTGTGGATCGACGGGCGGTCCTACGACGTGGACGGGGAGCAGAACCTCCTTCACGCCTGCCTTTCCCTCAAGCTCGATCTGCCGTACTTCTGCTGGCATCCCGCCCTGGGATCCGTGGGCGCCTGCCGCCAGTGCGCGGTGAAGGTGTTCCGGGACGAACACGACCGCACCGGCCGGATCGTGATGGCGTGCATGACGCCCGCGCGGGACGGCACCCGCCTCTCGATCGAGGATCCCGACGCGCGCGCCTTCCGCGCCGCGGTCATCGAGTGGCTGATGCTCAACCATCCGCACGACTGTCCCGTCTGCGACGAGGGCGGCGAGTGCCACCTGCAGGACATGACGGTGATGACGGGGCACGTCGTCCGGCGCCACCGGTTCCGGAAGCGGACGTACCGGAACCAGGACCTGGGTCCCTTCATCCATCACGAAATGAACCGCTGCATTCAGTGCTACCGGTGCGTGCGCTTCTACCGCGACTATGCGGGCGGCCGGGATTTCGACGTCTTCGGCTTCCACGACCGGGTCTATTTCGGCCGCGCGGAGGACGGCACGCTCGAAAGCGAGTTCAGCGGAAACCTCGTCGAGGTCTGTCCCACGGGCGTCTTCACGGACAAGACGCTGCGCCGCCACTACGCGCGCAAGTGGGATCTCCAGAGCGCGCCCTCGGTGTGCGTGCATTGCTCCGCGGGATGCAACACGTCCGTTTCGGAGCGCTCCGGAGAAGTGCGCCGGGTCGTGAACCGGTACAACGGCGAAGTGAACGGCTACTTTTTATGCGACCGCGGCCGTTTCGGGTACGAGTTCGTCAACGATCCGGCGCGGATCCGGCGCCCGCGCCTGAGGCCGGCGCGCGGGGCGGCCGGGGAGGTCGTGAGCCGGGAGCAGGCGCTCGCGCGGCTGGCGCCCGGTCTGGGCCCCGACCGGAAGGTCCTGGGGATCGGGTCGCCCCGCGCGTCGCTTGAGGCGAACTTCGCGCTGCGGGCGCTCGTGGGGGCGGAACGCTTCTTCGGAGGCGTGTCGGGCGCGGAGGCGCGCCTGGCGGCCCGGGCGCTCGAGATCCTTCGGCGCGGTCCGGCGCGGTCCGCGTCGCTTCGGGACCTCGAACGGGCGGACGCCGTCCTGGTCCTGGGGGAGGACGTGCCGAACACGGCGCCGCGGGCGGCGCTGGCGCTTCGGCAGGCGGCGCGGAGGCAGCCGCTCGAGGCGGCGCGGGCGGCCGGGATTCCGCTCTGGGACGACGCGGCGGCGCGGAACGCCGTTCAGAACCGCCGGGGTCCCCTCTTCGTGGCGACGCCGGGGGCGACGCGGCTGGACGACGCGGCGGTGCGGACCTTCCGGGC